The stretch of DNA TTCTGGTTGCCCAGAACTGCCGATGCAGCAGGAGCCACCAGAGGCCTAGAAATGTGCAGTGAGCCGGCTGGGGCACCGTACCCCACGTAAGCCCCATTGTTTGTTACTTCCGCTGCTCCCCAAAACGGGCTATGGCCGTCCGGATCTGGCGCTGCATATCGGCGGCTACGCTGGCCATTTCCTCGTAGCGGGAACAGCGGTACGCCTGCGCCGACACCGTGTCGGGGCTTTCCTCCCACTCGGCGAGGGCCGTGAGCGTGTCCAACCGAGTCAGCGACTCCGCAATGGAGATGTAGATATCGGGCCACAGGGCTGGCACGGGCAGCGTGGCCCCTTCCAGCACCACTTGCAGCTCTAGCAGGCGCATGGCCACGGCCGCCAAGGTTGCCAGCACGGCCCGCTCCTCCTCAGAAAAAGTCCGGGGTTGGCGGTCAATAATGGCCAGTGCCCCAATGGCTTCACCCGTGGCGTTGCGTAGCGGATGCCCCGCGTAGAATGCCAACCCCATCTGCAGTACGGCGTCGGTGTTTACCAACGTGCACAGGTGGGGTTGCCAAGCCTCAAACACGGTGGTTTCCTGCTGCAGAATGGCTACGGAGCACAGGCTATTGGAGCGGGGCACCTCGGTGGGGCCCTCCAGCCCGGTTTCAGCCTTAAACCATACCGTATCAGCCTCAACCAGAGATATAACGGCAATAGGTACTCCAAAGAGCTTGGCCGCTACGCGGATAAACTCCTCAAAGAAAGGAGCCGTACCACGCACCTGGTAGGGCCGAAGCGCCGCTAAACGGTCGGCTTCATTGAGGGGCAGCAGGGCATTGGGCAACGGCATGATAACGGGCCAAGGGCAGGTGGTCAGCACGCCAAGGCCCTCAAAGATAGCCCTAAATACGGCCGGCTGGTTGTAAACTGAGGCTTTTATCCCGAAAAACCACACGGGTTTAT from Hymenobacter taeanensis encodes:
- a CDS encoding GAF domain-containing protein encodes the protein MPLPNALLPLNEADRLAALRPYQVRGTAPFFEEFIRVAAKLFGVPIAVISLVEADTVWFKAETGLEGPTEVPRSNSLCSVAILQQETTVFEAWQPHLCTLVNTDAVLQMGLAFYAGHPLRNATGEAIGALAIIDRQPRTFSEEERAVLATLAAVAMRLLELQVVLEGATLPVPALWPDIYISIAESLTRLDTLTALAEWEESPDTVSAQAYRCSRYEEMASVAADMQRQIRTAIARFGEQRK